The window GTGGTTTTTGATTAATCCACACGGATTGAAAATGTAACAATCCATCGGCGGATTTGACactgcggaacggattttgaatgacaAACTCTGGAAATtccaggaaacagatttggaCATATTTGCCCATCTTTAGTCACTGACATGTTATAATTGATCTCTTTTAGGTTTCAACTATAGTATTTCCATAAAATTTTTTCTTACAAGTAGCTATTGAAACACAGTACAGATGTGTGAGATTTTGTAAGCACTTCCAACAttgatccagaccctgaaatacaacttttgctttGATATTGTGGCTGGTTCACTCAGTGTTTTGCAGAATCTTGTACAATTTGTTTGTTTTAGTCCTGTAAAGAATGCAGAAATATCCAGAAAAAATCACAAACAAACAATCTTTAAACCACACTGATTTCACATTTCGAGGATCACAGCAGAATAAGTTTTGTGATTAAATATCATTAAAATCACACACGTAAAGTGCATCAAGTACAACTATTGCCAGTTATTTTATCACTGCCAGCTTTCTAAGCAACTTGTTACATCATCACAAgaatgatatatttttttatcaaacCTATGTATGTTTGTGGTGAACTCACTGTAGGATGTACTGAATCAAAATATTGGCCTCTGGCCCATTATTTCAACCTACAATATTGTTTCAATTTTTTATATATCATTTAATCATCTTTGCTCActttgccatatatatatatatatatatatatatatatatatatatatatatatatatatatatatatatatatatatatatatatataatattcctgAAATCCCCACTGGCATTGCTGATTTAAATGACAACCCTGGGCTACACCACCTGAAGACCTTAATTTACATATTTCTTTCTTGAAGTTTGCAGAGAAATATAAAGAGATTTTTAATGACCTGCATAAAGTTTGGGGTTTATTAATGAGTACCACCCAAAAAAAAATCATCCAATTGTAAAATGCCTTTTTTCTATAATAATGTGCAACTGTCTGGAATTATATGACCATAGTCCCATGAGGCTAATAAAATAATCATTAATATTATTTAACTGGGTCATCTTCGGTCAGCAATTAGAATTGCATACCCTCTCAATGTTTTTGCATATAAGTCTTGCAATTCTGCTAATGCGGTGGGTGTTGTAAAAGCAGCCACCTCCTTCTCTCATTATCTCTGCAGAATTGTCTGTCTACTTATATTTTACAGTCAAGTGCCCTTATTTGACTTTTTATGCATTTTAAAATAATGATTGACATGgactatattttgttttattttatgccCAGTCTGTAGCCAGTCATAATACTAGTGAGAGACTGTACTTATGTGTTAAAGTTTTTTATAAAGTGATTGCTTTTCTTCGGATGCTGATAATGAATATGGAGGGCACCTTAGTAATCTCTGAAATATTTGTTAGACACCCGTGTGACGCTGTTGCAACATGTTTCCTTTAAAAGGTTCAAGGAAGTGACCGCGTCAGTTGACGAAATGTCCAGTAAATACCCTGATGGCACTTTTACCAAACATATCTCCAACATCCTAGATACTTTTGCTTCTGAAGCGCTCCTTGAGTATCTAAAAACCGAAAAGTTGACTGAGGTAAAGTGTTGTAATAGAAATGCTCTGAATTTATATTATTTCAGAACATTTTCTTAAAACCAATAATTCAAGATGAAATTAAATTTTGATTGGAAATGGAGAATCTTACAGTTGTACTAACATGATACCCTAATCCTAATGAATGTATCCTTCAATACATTAAAATCATTGTGATCTGACTTTGACTACATGAGAATCTAATTGTTGTGAATATTGTCAACCGAATTGATGTCCATACCTGTTATAGAAAGTTAGAAATGACTCAAATATTCTTGAATTTTGTAGTTTCCTCCTTGTTTCAAAACGACTGTGCCATCAAAGGGCTGTTAATGAGAATTATTTGAGTATAGCTCCAATGGATACTAACTGATCTATGCAAAccaatgttataaaaaaaaccGGCATTAAATGAACGCATGTCCTAAATTCTGATCCTAAAAGAATGCTAATTAAAATGATGTTTAGGAGCGTTTTTTAACAGGTTCAtgctaaacatttaaaaaaatgaaaaataggaTGGACTTGTGCTTAACTGTAATTATTGCATTTTATAATGTGTGCGCTGTAAGTTTATTCAGCTGCTTTAAGTAACATTTGATTTGTATTGGATTTGCAATGCTGTTAAATAAACCCACAAAATATATGCTTATATATCAAGATTTGGACAATTACAGTAACTGTTGCATAGAgacaaatgaataaaaaaagaatataaaaGCAAAACTGCTTCCTATCTTAGACTAGCCATATCATTATTGTGTATCTGAGTTTTATCTCTTTCTTTATTATAGGAACCTGTTGGAGGAATAACAAAATAGTACAGAATATGTCTTCTACAAGGAATCCCCCGGCTCTGACATGGAAATGTTGTATTTGTGTTCTGTAAATTCCAGCAGGTGTATCATAAGGCCATACAGATTAGCTTTGCATGCAAATTCAATAGTGTTTACTTGCCAGAGGATTACTCGAACAATAGACTATTTGAAATGCACATCTAACATGACTGGTTTAACTCTTTCAGTAATGGCAGGCCTCGCAACACATTGTAGAATAATGCATTCTGGGTCCTTCCAGCACTGAAAGGATTTTGATCCAAAAGTGCAATTTTCTCACCCAATTATGTagagcaaaatattttttttttaaaagggtaTAAGAACGATAAAGAATAACTTGTTTAAATTTAAGAGAAAATAACTTTTTTTCTATGAAGTTGAATTGAACATAGAAGTTATGCAATCAATATTGTTTTAAAGGTGTCAGAAAAAAATAACGGTCGGATcaccctgtttgaaacatttaGTATAGAAATGCTAAACTTTCAGAATATTAACTAGTAGCCTTAAATAAAGTTTTTCAAGCTTCATTATCATTGTTGCCTGTTGACTAATTTAAAATCCACCTGCACTGAATGTTTGATACTTACTGCACCCTAAACGCCTCTTGTGTCTGAAATACATTGTGTCTGCTAAGTGAACTGGCGACATATTTAAACTGCAGACAACTGAGAAGCTTGAAAGAATTATTTTTTGCAGGCCAAGCAACTAGGATTAACTTCAAGGTGTCACCACATTTCTTACATGCGACCAATAAAATATTAGATAGCCAGCTATGGGTAATTGACAAGGTTTGGATAGTGTCGTGATTCATGAAATTAAAGTGGATCAATGATATCCAAATTTTTAACTCAATTTAAATATTTAGCCCAGCATCGGGCCTCTGTAAAAACACCAAAACCATTGAAAACAAACTGGTTCATATGTCTTGtttaatagcactgcttagtaaatacatgTCTTAATCTTTTCACCAAATGTATCCAATCACCGAAAGGAAATAATTGTTAGTTTTCCTGACttaaattacagtaacatttattTATACATCAAAAGAGAAGAGGGAATCACAGGCCATTTACTTAAGATTTTTGTAATACAATAGTTTGACAGCAATGGAGGAAAAAGTCACATAACCTTTAGTTACAGGAAACCAACATTAACTTATTTTAAATAGCTATAGTATCTCATCTATGGAGCAGGAGATTGTTGGACCATCCAGCACAAAGGGGGTAATCCAAAGTGTCAATACAATTCAGTTCTGTTTACATATctcccattaaagctgcagttccagcTACCGTTttaaacaaacatatatatatattcccattcaatatgtgcatcaatacaatctgcacactgacaagtgattagctaagctgcagatctatctgttctcctgtaattgacTGTAATCGATTGcatgctcagggttatttaattcagttcttgcacagcattttgggcaatgtagttcctagaatatgattgactgggcagttactagatacagttggttcactgctagagagagggcggggcttaagagccagagcctatcagaaggagaagggggctgtcactttggaaatactTCCTACATTAGATACATTAAATCAAAGTGGGTAAGGGAAACTCCCTTAATTGGGTGCTCTATATTAGTCCAGTGCAATCATATCATTAATGCATATCTTTGCTGTATAAACACTTAGAGCAGGGTAACCATCATCCTTAATAGTGATATCAGCGGTATTCAAAATCCATAAAGTATAAGAGGGGCAGCCACAGCACAACAACCACAGtccatgaggtggggggagaaagcCGTCTAACGTAACCGGTGAGTATGTAGCTCCACCTGGCGGTCCCACTGTGGGTGTACTGAACTCAACCTCCCATAGTCCCAACTTTAAAGGGTAGTGTACTCACTCTTCTGTGGCTGAATTCCGCTGTGCTTCCCTCGCTGGAGGACTGGATGGCTCCTGTTCCGTTGCGTGCCTCGGTTCCATGTTGTAGCATGGTAGAGAAAAGAATCGGACGAGCACTGCTGTGAAAAAAGGCTGGAGGCAAGGTGctgcaaaaataactttattcaggCATACAAGCCCAGGTAAAAACCACATGAagaggatcctctgacgcgtttcgtccttatgGGACTTTATCGAAGTGTGATCTAAGGTAACCAGACCCAGCTATAAATAGCCACTCCTCCCGTGTGCCGGTGCATGGctcctcccctcaatatctgatGCTCGAACAGCTGTTAAAGAACGATAGTAAGTGGGGGTGAGTCACCACACAACCGTGCCTAAGTAGCAGGCAGCCAATGAGAAAAAACATACCTATATATAAACACCACGTATACCCTCCCCTGTGTGCCCTATACTGTACACGCATAGTTAAAGTAGTATATATGATATGCAACATGTTGAATACTTTTTAGGCACACAGTGTCA is drawn from Ascaphus truei isolate aAscTru1 chromosome 7, aAscTru1.hap1, whole genome shotgun sequence and contains these coding sequences:
- the LOC142499619 gene encoding uncharacterized protein LOC142499619 isoform X2, giving the protein MVSRSVSRRNAAFEIPKEGSINYDEYKSTKSKILEAFIDWLAEGRSKSKFKEVTASVDEMSSKYPDGTFTKHISNILDTFASEALLEYLKTEKLTEEPVGGITK